Proteins encoded by one window of Primulina huaijiensis isolate GDHJ02 chromosome 1, ASM1229523v2, whole genome shotgun sequence:
- the LOC140986730 gene encoding PRA1 family protein B4-like: MANSSPAILPISNPQQSASTTADGQQSSSAVRVFFAGISETVRYGLANRRPWPELVERSAFSKPESVSEATLRIRKNYQYFRINYFTIITAVLAISLLTNPFSLIVLSGLLAGWMFLYLLRQASDPPLVVLGRQFSDRETLFFLVVSTVVVIFLTSVGSVLVSALLVGVAIVCAHGALRVPEDLFLDEQEQSAGASGFLSFFTAANAAISQPQVAARV, encoded by the coding sequence ATGGCGAATTCCTCTCCTGCAATCCTGCCCATCTCCAATCCCCAGCAATCCGCCTCCACCACCGCCGACGGTCAGCAATCCTCATCAGCCGTTCGCGTGTTCTTTGCCGGGATCTCCGAAACCGTCCGATACGGCCTTGCCAATCGTCGCCCATGGCCGGAGCTTGTCGAACGATCTGCTTTCTCCAAACCTGAATCCGTCTCCGAGGCAACCCTCCGAATCCGCaaaaattatcaatattttCGCATTAATTACTTCACCATCATCACCGCCGTGCTCGCCATCTCCCTTTTAACCAACCCTTTTTCTCTTATCGTCCTATCTGGCCTCCTCGCCGGTTGGATGTTCCTCTACCTCTTACGTCAGGCCTCCGATCCGCCGCTCGTCGTTCTCGGCCGCCAATTTTCTGATCGCGAGACTCTTTTCTTCCTGGTCGTCTCCACCGTCGTTGTGATCTTTCTCACTAGCGTCGGATCTGTTTTGGTGTCAGCTCTTTTGGTTGGTGTTGCGATTGTTTGCGCGCACGGTGCTTTGAGGGTTCCCGAAGATCTTTTCCTCGACGAGCAGGAGCAGAGCGCGGGTGCTTCTGGGTTCCTTTCTTTCTTCACCGCCGCCAATGCTGCAATTTCTCAGCCTCAGGTGGCCGCAAGGGTTTGA
- the LOC140986719 gene encoding uncharacterized protein — MPCLNLSTNVSLEGVDTSTVLSEATSAVAKIIGKPEAYVMIVLKGSVPIAFGGTEEPAAYGELVSIGGLNPDVNKKLSGAIANILETKLSVSKSRFFLKFHDTKGSNFGWNGSTF; from the exons ATGCCGTGTTTGAACCTGTCGACTAACGTGAGCCTGGAGGGCGTGGACACCTCCACTGTCCTCTCTGAAGCAACCTCCGCTGTAGCCAAGATCATCGGAAAACCCGAGGCT TATGTGATGATTGTGCTGAAGGGATCTGTACCCATAGCATTTGGAGGGACGGAAGAGCCTGCTGCTTATGGAGAGCTGGTTTCTATTGGTGGTCTCAACCCTGATGTGAACAAAAAGCTCAGTGGTGCTATTGCCAACATACTTGAGACTAAGTTGTCTGTCTCAAAGTCACGATTCTTCCTCAAATTTCATGATACAAAG GGCTCCAACTTTGGGTGGAATGGGTCGACCTTCTAG